The following proteins are co-located in the Doryrhamphus excisus isolate RoL2022-K1 chromosome 3, RoL_Dexc_1.0, whole genome shotgun sequence genome:
- the capn1 gene encoding calpain-1 catalytic subunit encodes MVEPICATGVAARLRSQWDRQEGLGQNDNAVKFLGQDFETLRARCLQSGTLFEDTLFPCAASSLGFNELGPRSSKTYGVRWMRPTEFCKRPAFIVDGATRTDICQGALGDCWLLAAIASLTLNDTLLHRVVPHGQSFEQGYAGIFHFQFWQFGEWVEVVIDDRLPVKDGKLLFVHSAEGGEFWSALLEKAYAKLNGCYEALSGGSTSEGFEDFTGGVTEMFELKQAPSDLFGIMGRAIDRGSLLGCSIDITSSRDMEAVTFKKLVKGHAYSVTAVNEVVFRGNLTKLVRIRNPWGEVEWTGAWSDNSREWDNVDRGIRAQLQNRSEDGEFWMSFSDFLREFSRLEICNLTADALRHSQLKKWSSSLYQGEWRRGSTAGGCRNYPATFWLNPQFKLLLHHPDAPDQSDCSFLVALMQKDRRKKRREGKDMETIGFAVYEVPNESKGQSRVHLKQNFFLTHASSARSELFINLREVSSRLRLPAGEYVIVPSTFEPHKEADFVLRVFSEKPADSEELDDEIVAELPSENFLDESQIDSGFKSLFRQLAGADMEISIKELQTILNRIISKHKDLKTDGFSKEACRSMINLMDTDGSGKLGLVEFHVLWEKIKRYLTIFRNFDLDKSGTMSSYEMRMALESAGFKLTNHLFQLIILRYTEADMSVDFDNFVTCLVRLEAMYKTFTVMDTDTDGVIALNFSQWISLTMFA; translated from the exons ATGGTGGAACCCATATGCGCCACGGGCGTGGCAGCCCGGCTCCGCAGTCAGTGGGACCGTCAGGAAGGTCTGGGCCAGAACGACAACGCTGTCAAATTTCTGGGTCAGGACTTCGAGACCCTGAGAGCTCGCTGTCTCCAAAGTGGGACGCTCTTTGAGGACACCCTGTTCCCCTGCGCCGCTTCATCGTTGGGCTTCAACGAGCTCGGGCCCAGGTCCTCCAAGACCTACGGTGTGCGTTGGATGAGGCCCACG GAGTTCTGCAAGCGACCCGCTTTCATCGTGGACGGGGCAACCCGAACTGACATCTGCCAGGGTGCTCTGG GGGACTGCTGGTTGCTGGCGGCCATTGCCTCACTGACCTTAAATGACACCCTCCTGCACAGAGTGGTCCCTCACGGGCAGAGCTTTGAGCAGGGATACGCCGGAATCTTCCACTTTCAG TTCTGGCAGTTCGGCGAGTGGGTGGAGGTGGTGATTGACGACCGTCTTCCCGTGAAGGACGGCAAGCTGCTCTTCGTCCACTCGGCGGAAGGCGGCGAGTTCTGGAGTGCATTGCTGGAGAAGGCCTACGCCAA GTTGAACGGCTGCTATGAGGCGCTGTCTGGTGGTAGCACGTCAGAAGGTTTTGAGGACTTCACTGGCGGCGTGACTGAGATGTTCGAGCTGAAGCAGGCACCCTCCGACCTCTTCGGGATCATGGGTCGTGCCATCGACAGAGGCTCGCTGCTGGGCTGTTCCATCGAT ATCACCAGTTCCAGAGACATGGAGGCGGTCACCTTCAAGAAACTGGTCAAAGGACATGCTTATTCTGTCACGGCTGTGAATGAG GTGGTCTTCAGAGGAAACCTGACCAAACTGGTTCGCATCAGGAACCCGTGGGGTGAAGTGGAGTGGACCGGTGCCTGGAGTGACAA TTCTCGGGAATGGGACAACGTCGACCGCGGAATCCGAGCTCAACTTCAAAACCGCAGTGAGGATGGCGAATTCTG GATGTCCTTCAGCGACTTCCTGCGTGAGTTCAGCCGTCTGGAAATCTGCAACCTTACGGCCGACGCCCTCAGGCACAGCCAGCTGAAGAAGTGGAGCTCATCCTTGTATCAGGGCGAGTGGAGGCGTGGAAGCACGGCCGGAGGATGCCGGAATTATCCGG CCACCTTTTGGCTGAATCCGCAGTTCAAGTTGTTATTGCATCATCCCGACGCTCCGGACCAATCCGACTGCAGCTTTTTGGTGGCTCTGATGCAGAAGGACCGCAGGAAGAAACGACGGGAAGGCAAAGACATGGAGACCATCGGCTTCGCCGTCTACGAG GTTCCTAATGAG TCGAAAGGACAATCACGAGTCCACTTGAAGCAGAACTTCTTTCTGACGCACGCCTCCAGCGCTCGTTCCGAGCTCTTCATCAACTTGAGGGAGGTCAGCTCGCGCCTGCGCCTCCCGGCTGGAGAGTACGTGATTGTGCCGTCCACGTTCGAGCCCCACAAAGAGGCCGACTTTGTCCTACGGGTCTTCTCGGAGAAGCCAGCAGACTCGGA GGAGCTTGATGATGAAATTGTGGCGGAGCTTCCGAGCGAG AACTTTTTAGACGAGAGCCAGATTGATTCGGGTTTCAAGAGTCTCTTCAGGCAGCTAGCCGGCGCG GACATGGAGATCAGCATCAAAGAGCTGCAGACCATTCTCAACCGCATCATCAGCAAAC ATAAAGACCTGAAGACAGACGGCTTCAGCAAAGAGGCGTGTCGCAGCATGATCAACCTCATGGAC ACGGACGGCAGCGGGAAGCTGGGCTTGGTGGAGTTCCACGTGCTGTGGGAGAAGATTAAACGATACCTG ACCATATTCAGGAACTTTGACCTGGACAAGTCGGGAACCATGAGCTCCTATGAGATGAGGATGGCGCTGGAATCTGCAG GCTTCAAGCTGACCAATCACCTCTTCCAGCTCATCATCCTTCGGTACACGGAGGCGGACATGAGCGTGGACTTTGATAATTTCGTCACCTGTCTGGTCCGCTTGGAGGCCATGTACA AAACATTCACGGTCATGGACACAGACACAGACGGGGTCATCGCACTGAACTTTTCTCAG TGGATCTCGCTCACGATGTTCGCCTAA
- the sf3b2 gene encoding splicing factor 3B subunit 2 — protein sequence MASDAPSGADARQADLGCAIAALNSWSHSELQTKLAELGAPTMGPREELIDRLKGYMIQTGILLGKPNDDKAAGPQMPGMQAMPPVMGGMLHASMSMMPGGPPPPTMHMPPPGLLQDDHLQRAAIVMQHEEHDGHLSDNQDLLEQQKRAAVLMEQERQQEMVHMQQGPIGRALPPVNTVRMGLDPRGPLPPGVSMLPSQRQRVPPPPGDDNREAWQSEEISIGGPKIPQALEKILQLKEIRQEQHIDPAEEAGGTDVDFNGSARGASEAEDDDGRMSKKDKNRRRRNRKKKSKNKRAQEKKEQSDGEKEEDEPQVEIEYVTEEPQIYDPNYIFFKRIFDAFKLTDDLKKDKDKEPDKTEKLEMTVLRKKGFELEKKDSDDSDEEVRQDVPKLSKKKLRRMNRLTVAELKQLVARPDVVEMHDVTAQEPKLLVHLKATRNTVPVPRHWCFKRKYLQGKRGIEKPPFQLPEFIRRTGIQEMREALQEKEDAKTMKTKMREKVRPKMGKIDIDYQKLHDAFFKWQIKPKLTIHGDLYYEGKEFETRLKEKKPGDLSDELRIALGMPVGPNSHKVPPPWLIAMQRYGPPPSYPNLKIPGLNSPIPDNCTFGYHAGGWGKPPVDEMGKPLYGDVFGTNSSDFQAKAEEEEVDRSTWGELEPSDEESSEEEEEEEESDEEKPDETGFFTPADSGLITPGGFSSVPAGMETPELIELRKKKIEEAMDGNETPQLFTVLPERRTGPVGAAMMASTHIYDMSAAVVTRKTIGGGESHGVEVALAPEELELDPMAMTQKYEEHVREQQAQVEKEDFSDMVAEHAAKQKQKKRKAQPQDTRGGAKKYKEFKF from the exons ATGGCGTCCGACGCGCCTTCGGGAGCTGATGCTCGCCAGGCCGATTTGGGGTGTGCGATCGCGGCTTTGAATTCATGGAGCCACTCGGAGCTCCAAACCAAGCTGGCCGAGTTGGGCGCCCCGACGATGG GCCCAAGGGAAGAGTTGATTGACAGACTGAAAGGTTACATGATACAG ACTGGCATCCTGTTGGGAAAACCGAATGATGATAAAGCAGCGGGCCCCCAG ATGCCCGGCATGCAGGCCATGCCACCCGTGATGGGGGGAATGCTGCACGCGTCAATGAGCATGATGCCAGGGGGACCGCCGCCTCCCACAATGCACATGCCACCCCCGGGCCTCTTGCAAGATGACCATCTGCAGAGGGCGGCCATTGTGATGCAGCACGAGGAGCACGATGGCCACCTTTCGGATAACCAGGACCTTCTGGAGCAGCAGAAGAGG GCTGCCGTGCTCATGGAGCAGGAGCGCCAGCAGGAGATGGTTCACATGCAGCAGGGACCGATTGGCAGGGCGTTGCCACCAGTCAACACAGTTCGAA TGGGCTTGGATCCTCGTGGGCCGCTGCCTCCGGGCGTCAGCATGCTGCCCAGCCAGAGACAGAGAGTCCCTCCCCCGCCCGGGGACGACAACAGGGAG GCCTGGCAGAGCGAGGAGATAAGTATCGGGGGGCCAAAGATTCCTCAGGCCCTTGAGAAGATCCTCCAACTGAAGGAGATCAGACAGGAGCAGCATATTGACCCTGCAG AAGAAGCCGGCGGGACGGACGTAGACTTCAACGGTTCCGCACGTGGAGCGTCTGAGGCAGAAGACGATGATGGTCGGATGTCCAAGAAGGAC AAGAACCGCCGACGCAGGAACCGCAAGAAGAAGAGCAAGAACAAGCGTGCTCAGGAGAAGAAGGAGCAGAGCGACGGCGAGAAGGAGGAAGACGAGCCCCAAGTGGAGATAGAGTACGTCACAGAGGAGCCGCAGATCTACGACCCAAACTACATCTTCTTCAAGCGCATCTTTGACGCCTTCAAG CTGACTGACGATCTCAAGAAGGACAAGGATAAGGAGCCCGACAAGACGGAAAAACTTGAAATGACTGTCCTGAGGAAGAAAGGCTTTGAGTTGGAAAAGAAAGACAGTGACGACAGCGACGAG GAAGTGCGCCAAGATGTTCCTAAACTGTCCAAGAAGAAGTTGAGGAGGATGAACCGTCTCACGGTGGCTGAGCTCAAGCAG CTGGTGGCCCGGCCAGACGTGGTGGAGATGCATGACGTGACTGCCCAGGAGCCCAAACTGCTGGTGCACCTCAAGGCCACCCGGAACACAGTGCCGGTTCCTCGCCACTGGTGCTTTAAGCGCAAGTACCTGCAGGGGAAGAGGGGTATCGAAAAACCACCCTTCCAACTCCCGGAATTCATCAGGAGGACCGGCATCCAGGAGATGAGAGAGGCGCTGCAGGAGAAG GAGGATGCTAAAACCATGAAAACcaaaatgagagaaaaagttCGTCCCAAGATGGGAAAGATCGACATCGATTACCAAAAACTTCACGATGCCTTCTTCAAGTGGCAGATCAAGCCCAAGCTGACCATTCATGGAGACCTTTACTATGAG GGGAAAGAGTTTGAGACCCGCCTGAAGGAGAAGAAGCCAGGTGACCTTTCTGATGAGCTTCGCATCGCTCTCGGAATGCCAGTCGGACCA AACTCTCACAAGGTCCCGCCCCCCTGGTTGATTGCCATGCAGCGGTACGGCCCACCTCCGTCTTACCCGAACCTCAAGATCCCTGGACTCAACTCGCCCATTCCAGAT AACTGCACCTTTGGCTATCACGCTGGTGGCTGGGGCAAACCCCCCGTAGATGAAATGGGCAAACCGCTTTATGGTGACGTGTTTGGGACCAACTCTTCAGACTTCCAG GCCaaagcggaggaggaggaggtggaccgCTCTACGTGGGGCGAACTGGAGCCGTCCGACGAAGAGTCAtccgaggaagaggaagaagaggaggagagcgATGAGGAGAAACCAGATGAGACGGGATTCTTCACACCAGCAGACAG CGGGCTGATCACGCCAGGAGGCTTTTCATCCGTCCCCGCTGGCATGGAGACGCCTGAACTCATCGAgctgaggaagaagaagattGAGGAGGCCATGGACGG CAACGAGACGCCACAGCTCTTCACCGTTCTTCCAGAGAGACGAACGGGCCCGGTTGGCGCCGCCATGATGGCCTCAACGCACATCTACGACATGTCGGCG GCCGTGGTGACCCGTAAGACCATTGGTGGGGGAGAGTCGCATGGCGTGGAGGTGGCGCTGGCGCCGGAGGAGCTGGAGCTGGACCCCATGGCCATGACGCAGAAGTATGAAGAGCACGTGCGCGAACAGCAAGCGCAGGTGGAGAAAGAGGATTTCAGCGACATGGTGGCCGAGCATGCCGCCAAACAGAAG CAAAAGAAGAGGAAGGCTCAGCCTCAGGACACACGAGGCGGTGCTAAGAAGTACAAAGAGTTTAAGTTCTAG
- the LOC131126616 gene encoding phosphofurin acidic cluster sorting protein 1-like isoform X2, with the protein MERGGLPRATGVPSPHGQLSKPVSISSNRPVHMNLFATWEVDRSSPSCVPRLFNLTLKKLIMLKELDKDLTTVVIAVKLQGSKRILRSNEIVLSSAGLTETDLQLTFSLQYPHFLKRDANKLQIMLQRRKRYKNRTILGYKTLALGLINMAEVMQHPSEGAQVLGLHSQLKDASLPVAEMRVYSLSSQPIDHEGPKAKMSDRSPDMDNYSEEEEESYSSEQEGSDDPVHGQYLYDEDEEVRKKKPRRKLPSSAAISRQPNIKQKFVALLKRFKVTDEVGFGLEHVSREQIQEVEEDLDELYDSLEMFNPSDSGPDMDETDSILSTPKPKLRPFFEGMSQSSSQTEIGSLNSKGSLGRDTLSLGEPPPPDKMKTSRSRNLEEVLSESEIPEVVDQELVADSGPCITVSVAENTRTPVKSTKSDSQTAPSPRLDGGHTPSRQKRSSTPMKERQLSKPLSERTNSSDSERSPELTHGTPVLRKAMYDQLNHILLVDSALPESLILVNGGDWQGQYVLEQLQVHKQPVVCTCSPAEIQAVLSAVLTRIQKFCNCNASMPRAVKVAAVGSQSYLGAILQFFVTQLASKTSDWLGHMRFLVVPLGSHPVAKHLGALDNRYSASFLDGAWRDVFSRSEPPATDQLDVAGRIAQYINGAVVTHQLPIGEAMLTCKHRTREEDSYQKFIPFVGVVKVGVIESGPSLAGDAEEGGVSVSLAVPSTSPPSHGSPTGMIKEAATPPSSPSMGSVTVQGSPGMSHGVDAIGLQVDYWLASLAEKRREGERRDTACKNTLKSAFRSLQVSRLPAGGGSEPHGVHASTMAMTVVTKEKNKKVPTIFLGKKPREKEMDSKSQVIEGISRLICSAKQQQTILKVSIDGVEWNDVKFFQLAAQWPTHVKYIPVGLFGYTKPPP; encoded by the exons ATGGAGCGAGGAGGGCTTCCGCGCGCCACGGGCGTCCCCTCACCGCACGGGCAGCTCTCCAAGCCGGTCAGCATCTCCTCGAACCGGCCAGTCCACATGAACCTGTTCGCCACCTGGGAAGTGGACCGCTCTTCGCCCAGCTGTGTGCCCAG GCTGTTCAACTTGACTCTGAAGAAGCTGATTATGCtgaaggagctggacaaagACCTCACCACGGTGGTCATCGCCGTCAAACTGCAG GGTTCGAAGCGGATCCTTCGCTCCAATGAGATCGTTCTGTCATCGGCTGGTTTGACCGAGACCGACCTTCAGCTGACCTTCTCTTTACAG tACCCTCACTTCCTGAAGAGAGATGCCAACAAGCTGCAGATCATGCTGCAGCGCCGCAAACGCTACAAGAACCGAACCATCCTGGGATATAAGACGCTCGCCCTGGGCCTCATCAACATGGCTGAG GTGATGCAGCACCCCAGCGAGGGCGCTCAGGTTCTGGGCCTGCACAGCCAGCTGAAGGACGCCTCGCTTCCCGTCGCTGAGATGCGTGTATACTCTCTGTCCAGCCAGCCCATAGATCATGAAGGTCCTAAAGCCAAGATGTCAG ATCGATCTCCAGACATGGACAATTACTccgaggaggaagaagagagcTACTCCTCTGAGCAGGAGGGCAGCGACGACCCAGTTCATGGACAA TACTTGTACGACGAAGACGAGGAGGTGAGGAAGAAAAAGCCCAGGCGTAAGCTGCCATCCAGTGCCGCCATCAGCAGG CAACCTAACATCAAGCAGAAGTTTGTGGCGCTGCTCAAGAGGTTCAAAGTCACTGACGAG GTGGGTTTCGGTCTAGAGCATGTGTCGAGGGAGCAAATCCAGGAAGTGGAAGAAGACCTGGATGAGCTCTATGACAGCCTGGAGATGTTTAACCCGAGCGACAGCGGACCCGACATGGACGAGACTGACAGCATCCTGAGCACACCCAAACCCAAATTGAG GCCATTCTTTGAGGGAATGTCCCAATCCAGCTCCCAGACCGAAATCGGAAGTCTAAACAGCAAAGGCAGTTTGGGTCGAGACACTTTAAGTCTG GGGGAACCGCCTCCTCCAGACAAGATGAAAACTTCTCGTAGTCGCAACTTGGAGGAGGTGTTGTCCGAGAGCGAGATCCCA GAAGTCGTGGATCAGGAACTGGTCGCCGACTCGGGCCCCTGCATCACGGTGTCCGTTGCTGAGAATACTCGTACACCCGTCAAAAGCACTAAAAGTGACAGCCAGACAGCACCATCGCCAAG GTTGGATGGAGGCCACACCCCATCCAGGCAGAAGCGCAGCAGCACCCCGATGAAGGAACGCCAGCTGTCCAAACCTTTGAGTGAGCGCACCAACAGCTCCGACTCTGAGAGGTCACCCGAGCTGACGCATGGCACGCCG gTCCTGAGGAAAGCCATGTATGACCAGCTCAACCACATCCTGTTGGTTGACTCCGCCCTCCCGGAAAGCCTCATCCTGGTCAATGGGGGGGACTGGCAGGGACAG TACGTGCTGGAGCAGCTGCAGGTGCACAAACAGCCGGTGGTGTGCACGTGCTCGCCAGCTGAGATCCAGGCCGTCCTGTCGGCCGTTCTTACGCGCATCCAGAAATT TTGCAACTGTAACGCGTCCATGCCGCGCGCTGTGAAGGTGGCGGCGGTTGGCAGTCAGAGTTACCTGGGCGCCATCTTGCAGTTCTTTGTCACGCAGCTCGCCAGCAAGACATCCGACTGGCTCGGCCACATGCGCTTCCTGGTGGTGCCCCTGG GCTCCCATCCGGTTGCCAAGCATCTTGGCGCCCTGGACAACCGCTACAGTGCCTCCTTTCTGGACGGCGCCTGGCGAGATGTCTTCAGTCGCTCTGAGCCTCCTGCCACAG ACCAACTGGATGTGGCGGGACGGATTGCTCAGTACATTAACGGCGCCGTGGTCACGCACCAACTTCCCATCGGCGAAGCTATGCTGACTTGCAAACATAGAAC GCGAGAGGAAGACTCCTACCAGAAGTTCATTCCTTTTGTTGGA gTGGTCAAGGTGGGTGTGATCGAGTCTGGACCCTCGCTGGCAG GGGACGCAGAGGAGGGAGGTGTGTCTGTGAGTTTGGCCGTCCCGTCCACATCCCCTCCGTCCCATGGCTCCCCCACAGGGATGATCAAAGAAGCGGCCACACCCCCTTCGTCCCCTTCAATGGGCAGCGTCACAGTCCAAGG GAGTCCCGGGATGTCTCATGGCGTTGACGCCATTGGCCTGCAGGTGGACTACTGGCTGGCATCGCTGGCCGAGAAAAGGCGGGAAGGTGAGCGGCGCGACACGGCGTGCAAAAACACGCTGAAGAGCGCCTTCCGCTCGCTGCAGGTCAGTAGGCTGCCAGCCGGGGGCGGCAGCGAGCCTCATGGCGTTCACGCCAGCACCATGGCCATGACAGTCGTCACCAAGGAGAAGAACAAAAAAG TGCCGACCATCTTCCTGGGAAAGAAGCCCAGAGAGAAGGAAATGGACTCTAAGAGTCAGGTGATCGAAGGCATAAGCCGCCTCATCTGCTCGGCCAAGCAGCAGCAGACCATCCTGAAAG TGTCCATCGACGGTGTCGAGTGGAACGACGTGAAATTCTTCCAGTTAGCCGCCCAGTGGCCCACTCACGTGAAATACATTCCTGTTGGACTTTTCGGCTATACCAAGCCTCCCCCCTAA
- the LOC131126616 gene encoding phosphofurin acidic cluster sorting protein 1-like isoform X1, producing MERGGLPRATGVPSPHGQLSKPVSISSNRPVHMNLFATWEVDRSSPSCVPRLFNLTLKKLIMLKELDKDLTTVVIAVKLQGSKRILRSNEIVLSSAGLTETDLQLTFSLQYPHFLKRDANKLQIMLQRRKRYKNRTILGYKTLALGLINMAEVMQHPSEGAQVLGLHSQLKDASLPVAEMRVYSLSSQPIDHEGPKAKMSDRSPDMDNYSEEEEESYSSEQEGSDDPVHGQYLYDEDEEVRKKKPRRKLPSSAAISRQPNIKQKFVALLKRFKVTDEVGFGLEHVSREQIQEVEEDLDELYDSLEMFNPSDSGPDMDETDSILSTPKPKLRPFFEGMSQSSSQTEIGSLNSKGSLGRDTLSLQGEPPPPDKMKTSRSRNLEEVLSESEIPEVVDQELVADSGPCITVSVAENTRTPVKSTKSDSQTAPSPRLDGGHTPSRQKRSSTPMKERQLSKPLSERTNSSDSERSPELTHGTPVLRKAMYDQLNHILLVDSALPESLILVNGGDWQGQYVLEQLQVHKQPVVCTCSPAEIQAVLSAVLTRIQKFCNCNASMPRAVKVAAVGSQSYLGAILQFFVTQLASKTSDWLGHMRFLVVPLGSHPVAKHLGALDNRYSASFLDGAWRDVFSRSEPPATDQLDVAGRIAQYINGAVVTHQLPIGEAMLTCKHRTREEDSYQKFIPFVGVVKVGVIESGPSLAGDAEEGGVSVSLAVPSTSPPSHGSPTGMIKEAATPPSSPSMGSVTVQGSPGMSHGVDAIGLQVDYWLASLAEKRREGERRDTACKNTLKSAFRSLQVSRLPAGGGSEPHGVHASTMAMTVVTKEKNKKVPTIFLGKKPREKEMDSKSQVIEGISRLICSAKQQQTILKVSIDGVEWNDVKFFQLAAQWPTHVKYIPVGLFGYTKPPP from the exons ATGGAGCGAGGAGGGCTTCCGCGCGCCACGGGCGTCCCCTCACCGCACGGGCAGCTCTCCAAGCCGGTCAGCATCTCCTCGAACCGGCCAGTCCACATGAACCTGTTCGCCACCTGGGAAGTGGACCGCTCTTCGCCCAGCTGTGTGCCCAG GCTGTTCAACTTGACTCTGAAGAAGCTGATTATGCtgaaggagctggacaaagACCTCACCACGGTGGTCATCGCCGTCAAACTGCAG GGTTCGAAGCGGATCCTTCGCTCCAATGAGATCGTTCTGTCATCGGCTGGTTTGACCGAGACCGACCTTCAGCTGACCTTCTCTTTACAG tACCCTCACTTCCTGAAGAGAGATGCCAACAAGCTGCAGATCATGCTGCAGCGCCGCAAACGCTACAAGAACCGAACCATCCTGGGATATAAGACGCTCGCCCTGGGCCTCATCAACATGGCTGAG GTGATGCAGCACCCCAGCGAGGGCGCTCAGGTTCTGGGCCTGCACAGCCAGCTGAAGGACGCCTCGCTTCCCGTCGCTGAGATGCGTGTATACTCTCTGTCCAGCCAGCCCATAGATCATGAAGGTCCTAAAGCCAAGATGTCAG ATCGATCTCCAGACATGGACAATTACTccgaggaggaagaagagagcTACTCCTCTGAGCAGGAGGGCAGCGACGACCCAGTTCATGGACAA TACTTGTACGACGAAGACGAGGAGGTGAGGAAGAAAAAGCCCAGGCGTAAGCTGCCATCCAGTGCCGCCATCAGCAGG CAACCTAACATCAAGCAGAAGTTTGTGGCGCTGCTCAAGAGGTTCAAAGTCACTGACGAG GTGGGTTTCGGTCTAGAGCATGTGTCGAGGGAGCAAATCCAGGAAGTGGAAGAAGACCTGGATGAGCTCTATGACAGCCTGGAGATGTTTAACCCGAGCGACAGCGGACCCGACATGGACGAGACTGACAGCATCCTGAGCACACCCAAACCCAAATTGAG GCCATTCTTTGAGGGAATGTCCCAATCCAGCTCCCAGACCGAAATCGGAAGTCTAAACAGCAAAGGCAGTTTGGGTCGAGACACTTTAAGTCTG CAGGGGGAACCGCCTCCTCCAGACAAGATGAAAACTTCTCGTAGTCGCAACTTGGAGGAGGTGTTGTCCGAGAGCGAGATCCCA GAAGTCGTGGATCAGGAACTGGTCGCCGACTCGGGCCCCTGCATCACGGTGTCCGTTGCTGAGAATACTCGTACACCCGTCAAAAGCACTAAAAGTGACAGCCAGACAGCACCATCGCCAAG GTTGGATGGAGGCCACACCCCATCCAGGCAGAAGCGCAGCAGCACCCCGATGAAGGAACGCCAGCTGTCCAAACCTTTGAGTGAGCGCACCAACAGCTCCGACTCTGAGAGGTCACCCGAGCTGACGCATGGCACGCCG gTCCTGAGGAAAGCCATGTATGACCAGCTCAACCACATCCTGTTGGTTGACTCCGCCCTCCCGGAAAGCCTCATCCTGGTCAATGGGGGGGACTGGCAGGGACAG TACGTGCTGGAGCAGCTGCAGGTGCACAAACAGCCGGTGGTGTGCACGTGCTCGCCAGCTGAGATCCAGGCCGTCCTGTCGGCCGTTCTTACGCGCATCCAGAAATT TTGCAACTGTAACGCGTCCATGCCGCGCGCTGTGAAGGTGGCGGCGGTTGGCAGTCAGAGTTACCTGGGCGCCATCTTGCAGTTCTTTGTCACGCAGCTCGCCAGCAAGACATCCGACTGGCTCGGCCACATGCGCTTCCTGGTGGTGCCCCTGG GCTCCCATCCGGTTGCCAAGCATCTTGGCGCCCTGGACAACCGCTACAGTGCCTCCTTTCTGGACGGCGCCTGGCGAGATGTCTTCAGTCGCTCTGAGCCTCCTGCCACAG ACCAACTGGATGTGGCGGGACGGATTGCTCAGTACATTAACGGCGCCGTGGTCACGCACCAACTTCCCATCGGCGAAGCTATGCTGACTTGCAAACATAGAAC GCGAGAGGAAGACTCCTACCAGAAGTTCATTCCTTTTGTTGGA gTGGTCAAGGTGGGTGTGATCGAGTCTGGACCCTCGCTGGCAG GGGACGCAGAGGAGGGAGGTGTGTCTGTGAGTTTGGCCGTCCCGTCCACATCCCCTCCGTCCCATGGCTCCCCCACAGGGATGATCAAAGAAGCGGCCACACCCCCTTCGTCCCCTTCAATGGGCAGCGTCACAGTCCAAGG GAGTCCCGGGATGTCTCATGGCGTTGACGCCATTGGCCTGCAGGTGGACTACTGGCTGGCATCGCTGGCCGAGAAAAGGCGGGAAGGTGAGCGGCGCGACACGGCGTGCAAAAACACGCTGAAGAGCGCCTTCCGCTCGCTGCAGGTCAGTAGGCTGCCAGCCGGGGGCGGCAGCGAGCCTCATGGCGTTCACGCCAGCACCATGGCCATGACAGTCGTCACCAAGGAGAAGAACAAAAAAG TGCCGACCATCTTCCTGGGAAAGAAGCCCAGAGAGAAGGAAATGGACTCTAAGAGTCAGGTGATCGAAGGCATAAGCCGCCTCATCTGCTCGGCCAAGCAGCAGCAGACCATCCTGAAAG TGTCCATCGACGGTGTCGAGTGGAACGACGTGAAATTCTTCCAGTTAGCCGCCCAGTGGCCCACTCACGTGAAATACATTCCTGTTGGACTTTTCGGCTATACCAAGCCTCCCCCCTAA